The sequence below is a genomic window from Salvelinus fontinalis isolate EN_2023a chromosome 19, ASM2944872v1, whole genome shotgun sequence.
TCTCCTATCAAACAGAGTGATAGGACCAGTGATGCTCTATAATGTTATCCTTGAGACAGGCTTAGATAGTCCTCCCAGTCCCTCACCTGGTCCATGATGTCTGTTCTGTAGTAGGTAGCAGCAGTGTTATGTGTATCTGAGTCTGTcatgggtggaggtggaggtgaaggGGGCCTCCTCTAGACCTCTTCTCCCTGGCTGGTGGCCTGGAGGTTGGGCCTGGCTACACCATGCCTTCACTGCGCTTGCTCCTCCACACCACTAGGGCAGTCATGAGCAATGTGACAAGGATGGGCACCACGATGAACGGCCCAAGGATACGGTTGGGCGGATCACGCAGCAGCCGCCCCGACAGGGAGCAATCGTGGAAGTATTGCTTGTGGATGCGGATGAAGAACTCGTCCACCAGCCGGTTGGGCCAGAAACAGTCCATCTTCAGAGCGATCAGGTAGGTGCAGTTGGTGAGCTCACCGTAAGGTCTGTAGGAAGAGACGGAAAGGAACAGTGGGAGGTCACATTAATGGAATGCAGACAAGGTTTATATACCGTATATCACAATGAGGGTAAATAATAGCCTACACCTTTGAATAGACATTTAGGACAGTTTGGGGTTCTTAATGGGGCTCCAAAGTGTGTTTTTTAAATTGAACACAAGTTTCATGACCTACAGtgtaatttttatttaaccttttatttaattaagcagggagtcatgctgagaccaagAGCAGAAGAACAGaacacatcaataaacaacaaTTATATACACATCAactacactatacatatctatatacacatcaactacactatacatatctatatacacatcaattacactatacatatctatatacacatcaactACACTaaacatatctatatacacatcaactACACTATACAtttctatatacacatcaattacactatacatatctatatacacatcaactacactatacatatctatatacacatcaactacactatacatatctatatacacatcaattacactatacatatctatatacacatcaactacactatacatatctatatacacatcaactacactatacatatctatatacacatcaattacactatacatatctatatgcacatcaattacactatacatatctatatacacatcaattacactatacagttgaagtcggacgtttacatacaccttagccaaatacatttacggacctcccggtcgcggccggctgcgacagagcctgggcgcgaacccagagactctggtggcgcagctagcgctgcgatgcagtgccctagaccactgcgccacccgggaggcccacaactttattttaagaatgtaaaatgtcagaataatagtagagagaattatttatttcagcttttatttctttcatcacattcccagtgggtcagaagtttacatacactcaattagtatttggtagcattgcctttaaattgtttaacttgggtcaaacgttttgggtagccttccacaagcttcccacaataagttgggtgaattttggcccattcctcctgacagagctggtgtaactgagtcaggtttgttaaCCTCCTTGCTCgctcacgctttttcagttctacccacaaattttctataggattgaggtcagggctttgtgatggccactccaataccttgactttgtggtcctgccacaactttggaagtatgcttggagtcattgttcatttagaagacccatttgcgaccaagctttaacttcctgactgatgtcttgagatgtggcttcaatatattcacataatttcccttcctcatgatgccactgctccaaaaccaccataaaaaagccagactacggtttgcaactgcacatggggacaaagatcgtactttttggaggatgtcctctggtctgatgaaacaaaaatataactgtttgagCATAGtgaccattgttatatttggaggataaagggggaggcttgcaagccaaagaacaccatcccaaccgtgaagcacgggggtggcagcatcatgttgtgagggtgcttttctgtcggagggactggtgcacttcacaaaatagatggcatcatggaaattatgtggatatattgaagcaacatctcaagacatcagtcaggaagttaaagcttggtcacaaatgggtcttccaaatggacaatgaccccaagcatacttccaaagttgtagcaaaatggcttaaggacaacaaagtcaaggtattggagtggccatcacaaagccctgacctcaaacctatagaacatttgttggcagaactgaaaaagcgtgagcgagcaaggaggcctacaaacctgacttgaTTAcaccaggaggaatgggccaataaataaataatagctgaaataaatccttctctctactattattctgacatttcacattcttaaaataaagtggtgatcttaactgacctaaggcagggaatttttactaggattaaatgtcaggaattgtgaaaaactgagtttaaatgtatttgggtttAAATgtataaggtgtatgtaaacttccgacttcaactgtatatctatatacacatcaattacactatacatatctatatacacatcaatacattGAAAAGCAACCCCAAAACACGAAGAAGCTAAACACAATCATAtgaaacaaacacattcttcaATAAAAGGGCCCTCTAACATCTACCTGGATTGCCTTAATGGAACGTACTGTAGGCAATGTTCATTTGAAGTTAGGGAAGAGACTTTGAAAATCAAATACACAAACGGAGTACACACACTAATGGTGCAATCAACCGTCGTGTGCAAATCAATATTTTCCCTCTTACAGCTCTCTGCGTGTGAGTGTGCTCCCTAGTGTGTATAGGCCTGCCATGATTGAGAGTAATGACCCCTGGTAATGacagaggacagatagagagtgaaatacacacacacagagacacacatccaccctcccctcctcctgaACAAGagctctcacccctctcctcagagcATGCCCTCCATATGGCCTACTATTTCTACCCACATCCTCCCTGGTGTGGCATGCCTGGCATAGCTAGGACCTTTTTTATAATCCACAGGTTTCCCCTAACACAACCAAGGGGTAATGTCTGTCTCAGTTTACCCGATCCCCCAGTGGGAGAGTGATACACAGGGTAAAAGGCAGACCATCTGGCTCATCTTCCAAGGCAGACAGACATTATAATCATGCATCATGATCATTATgaacagaagagagaggaaataggaagagggagaggaaagagggagagagagatgagaaagaaagaatgaaaaagagaggaaagagaagagagaaatagTTGATATGCTGTGTAGGAGAACACAGTGTAAAATTAGATCTCTCAGCAAGAATAGAAATATGAGCAAACCCCTATTCTCTGCTCACACATTTATCCACGACAGATGTACGGCATGACCAATTTATTGACATGACAGGATTTAATACCTTTATATTACAGCTGCTTTATTGAAGAACACGCTTGCCAAAGTCACATCATCTGCAACATTTCATCCTCGGAGGAAATTAATCGTTCCTAGACAGTCCCTTTTCTCTCCCTGTACGTTTCTCCAAAACATTTCCCCCTAAGGGCCTATGGTGATGCTTCATTGGCTAAGGCAAGGGCACCCCTGCTAACTGGAACCTATTCAGTACTGAGAACTAAGAGATTTATAATAACCCAGATATGGCACAATTTCAAGAGCTCCGCTAAAGTGTCTTGTCTCAACACACACAGGAGGTTGTATCTTCCCTTGTCAGTATTAACTTATCTTGTCTGAactcacacacatatatatacctGTA
It includes:
- the ramp1 gene encoding receptor activity-modifying protein 1; the protein is MASDTTPVLSKQVLLWLVVVCQSVSVMACSGTYEYVIEEFCLGKFRLDMKELDQHRWCSWEDTVEPYGELTNCTYLIALKMDCFWPNRLVDEFFIRIHKQYFHDCSLSGRLLRDPPNRILGPFIVVPILVTLLMTALVVWRSKRSEGMV